From the Lactobacillus johnsonii genome, the window TAAAGTTTCAGCTGATTTTTATGATGATCTTTATGCATATGTTGATCATCAAAAAGCAAGAAAAGAATTGTTTGGTGATAAGTAATTTTGCAAAACAAACAAAAAACTTTAAATTTACTTGGATTAGCGCAAAAAGCTGGAAAGTTAGCAACGGGATTTGATGCAGTAAAAATATCTTTAAGCAAAAATCAAGCAAAATTGATTTTTATTGGGAATGATGTAAGTCAAAATACTAAAGATAAACTGAATTTCCTTATAAGAAAAAAAGATGTCAAACTAGTAGACACTTTTTCTAGTGCTGAAATAACACAGGCCCTTGGAAAAGAAAGAAAATTAGTTTCTGTTACGGATTCCGGTTTCAGCAAAGCAATGATAAAGAATTTAAACGAAGGAGTGTGATTTGATGGCTAAAAAACGTATTTATGAAGTAGCGAAAGAATTAGACATTGAAAACAAAATTGTTGTAAAAAAGGCACAAGATTTGGGTTTTGATGTAAAGAGCCACATGTCCTCCCTAGATGATAAGCAAGTTTCTAAGTTAGTAGATAGTTTGAAGTCTACTAATACTACTCCATCTACTGAAAAGGATTCTAAAAATTCAAGTCGTAAAGAAAAAGCTAAAATAAAGGTTTCTGTGGGTGCAATTCGTCGTCGTGATAATAAAAATGAACATGATAATCGTCACGGAAATAACAAGCACAGAAATAATAATTTTAAAAAACAACAAAATAATCGACGTGAGAATGAAGATAAAAAGACAACTTCTGCTAAACCAGCAGCACGTGATTTATTAAATAAATTTAAGAAAAAACAAAGAGCCGAAGCTAGTGAATTAAACGCTCAGACTGAGGCTTCCCGCCGTAAATGGCATCAAGAACAAAATCCTCAAAGATCAAAGGTTAAAAAAGTGGAAAATACTCGTAAGCCAAAAGAAGAAAAACTCGAAGGAGCTGCAGCTGTAAAAGCTCGTGTTCAAGCTTCACAAAAACCAGTTGGTCCAAAGATTATTAAACCATCGCCGGCTAGAAATAAGGCTAAGAGACCTACTGTAAAAAAGGTAGAGCCTATCGCTCCAGTTGTACCTGCTCCTCAAAAAGAAGAAACAAAGCCAACTCGTAAGAAAGACTTTACTCGTAAGAAACGTGAAGTGCCAGATTATGAACGTGAAAGAAGCGAACATTCAGATAAGGCACGTCGTCGTAGAAATAAAAAGAATAAACGTATCAACCAAAGTAAAGAAGTCAAGAAGCAACCAACTCAAAGAAAGGAACGTCCATTGCCAGAAACATTAGTTTATGAAGAAGGCATGAATGCTCAAGATTTAGGAAAACTTCTTCATAGAGAGCCTGCAGAAATTGTTAAGAAGCTATTTATGTTAGGTGTTATGACTAACCAAAACCAATCTTTAGATAAGGATACTATTGAGCTTTTAGCAGCTGAATATGGTATTGAAGCTGAAGAAAAAGTGCATGAAGATATCTCTGATATTGATACTTTATACACTAAGGAAATGGAAGAATCTAAAGCTTCTAAGCATCAAGAAAAACGTCCACCAGTTGTAACAATTATGGGTCACGTTGACCACGGTAAGACTACTTTACTTGATAGATTGCGTCACACTAACGTGTCTGAACACGAAGCCGGTGGTATTACTCAGAGAATCGGTGCTTATCAAGTAAGAATCGATGATCGTTTAATTACTTTCTTAGATACTCCAGGACATGCCGCTTTCTCAAATATGCGTGCCCGTGGTGCTGAAATTACCGATATCGTTATCTTAGTAGTTGCAGCTGATGATGGTGTAATGCCACAAACAATTGAAGCTATTGACCATGCTAAGAGTGCTGGGGTTCCGATTATTGTTGCTGTGAACAAGATTGATAAGCCAGGCGCAAATCCTGATCATGTTATGGAACAACTTATGAAATATGGTTTAGTTCCTGAAGATTGGGGTGGCGATACAATCTTTGTTAAGATCTCTGCTAAGACTGGTAAAAATGTTGAAGAGCTCTTGCAAATGATTTTACTTCAAGCTGATGTCATGGAACTTAAGGCTGATCCAGATCAAAAAGCAATTGGTACTGTAATTGAAGCTCGTCTTGATAAGGGCCGTGGTTCAGTAGCAGATATTTTAGTTCAACAAGGTACATTAAAGGTTGGAGATCCAATTGTTGTTGGTGATACATTTGGCCGTGTTCGTGTTATGACTAATGATAAGGGACGTAGAGTGAAGAAGGCTACCCCATCTACTCCTGTAGAAATTACCGGTTTAAATGATGTTCCAGAAGCAGCTGATAAATTAGTTGTCTTTGATGATGAAAAGACTGCTAGAAGCGTTGGTGAACAACGTGCTAAGAATGCCTTAGAAAAACAACGTGAAAATGTCCAACATGTTACTTTAGACAACTTGTTTGATACAATGAAGAAAGAGAACATGAAGGAAGTTGACATTGTTCTTAAG encodes:
- a CDS encoding L7Ae/L30e/S12e/Gadd45 family ribosomal protein, which gives rise to MQNKQKTLNLLGLAQKAGKLATGFDAVKISLSKNQAKLIFIGNDVSQNTKDKLNFLIRKKDVKLVDTFSSAEITQALGKERKLVSVTDSGFSKAMIKNLNEGV
- the infB gene encoding translation initiation factor IF-2; the encoded protein is MAKKRIYEVAKELDIENKIVVKKAQDLGFDVKSHMSSLDDKQVSKLVDSLKSTNTTPSTEKDSKNSSRKEKAKIKVSVGAIRRRDNKNEHDNRHGNNKHRNNNFKKQQNNRRENEDKKTTSAKPAARDLLNKFKKKQRAEASELNAQTEASRRKWHQEQNPQRSKVKKVENTRKPKEEKLEGAAAVKARVQASQKPVGPKIIKPSPARNKAKRPTVKKVEPIAPVVPAPQKEETKPTRKKDFTRKKREVPDYERERSEHSDKARRRRNKKNKRINQSKEVKKQPTQRKERPLPETLVYEEGMNAQDLGKLLHREPAEIVKKLFMLGVMTNQNQSLDKDTIELLAAEYGIEAEEKVHEDISDIDTLYTKEMEESKASKHQEKRPPVVTIMGHVDHGKTTLLDRLRHTNVSEHEAGGITQRIGAYQVRIDDRLITFLDTPGHAAFSNMRARGAEITDIVILVVAADDGVMPQTIEAIDHAKSAGVPIIVAVNKIDKPGANPDHVMEQLMKYGLVPEDWGGDTIFVKISAKTGKNVEELLQMILLQADVMELKADPDQKAIGTVIEARLDKGRGSVADILVQQGTLKVGDPIVVGDTFGRVRVMTNDKGRRVKKATPSTPVEITGLNDVPEAADKLVVFDDEKTARSVGEQRAKNALEKQRENVQHVTLDNLFDTMKKENMKEVDIVLKADVQGSAEALQQSLEKIEVEGVRVNIIHSGVGAINESDVTLAGASNAFIVGFNVRPTNTAKSQADSEGVDIRLYNIIYKVMDDVEAAMKGMLEPTYEEKVTGNLTVRETWKVSKIGTIAGAFVDNGYVTRDSGIRVIRDGIVKYDGKVASLKRFKDDVKEVKQGFDCGITIENFNDIKVDDQLEAYEMQEVPVK